In Palaemon carinicauda isolate YSFRI2023 chromosome 21, ASM3689809v2, whole genome shotgun sequence, the following proteins share a genomic window:
- the LOC137615544 gene encoding circumsporozoite protein-like, translated as MHGISRTQASIHPNLRIKKPSMVENEDEDVSVVTMKDNHWGHIMRQETGEGPCEDPDIEPNEESYEGSRYRADGEPYEDPYVEQGREPYEDPDIEPGEESYEDQDIEPCEEPYENPDVELDEEQYEDPDIEREPCGEPYEDPHVEPNDGLYNDLDIVPGGEPYENPDIELGGEPYEDLDLEPEPEEEPYEDPDIEPGEEPSEDPYKKPYVEPCGEPYEDLHVEPSDGLYNDPDIVPGGEPYEDPDLEPGGELFKATDKEPVEEPHEDPDIEQGGELDGDPDLERGGEPDEDPDIERRGGPDEDPDLEPGEEPYEDREIEPGEEPYEDLDIEPGGKPYEDPDVEPGEEPCEDLDIVQGGEPYEDPCIEPGGKAFKDPDIERGRQPYEDPDLEPGEEPYEDRDIEAGEEPYENPDIEPGEKPYEYPDVKPGEEPYVDPDVESGDELYEDPGIEPDPHIEPGGEPYENPDVEPGEEQYEDPDIERGG; from the exons ATGCATGGAATTTCgagaactcaagccagcatccatccaaatctgcgcattaagaaacctagcatggtagagaatgaggatgaagacgtcagtgtcgttactatGAAGGACAATCACTGGggccacatcatg AGACAGGAGACAGGTGAGGGACCATGTGAGGATCCAGATATAGAGCCAAATGAGGAATCATATGAGGGTTCCAGATATAGAGCAGATGgggaaccatatgaggatccatATGTTGAGCAAGGTAGGGAACCATATGAGGATCCGGATATAGAGCCAGGTGAAGAATCTTATGAGGATCAAGATATAGAGCCATGTGAGGAACCATATGAGAATCCAGATGTAGAGCTAGATGAGGAACAGTATGAGGATCCAGATATAGAGCGAG AACCATGTGgggaaccatatgaggatccacATGTAGAGCCAAATGATGGATTATATAATGATCTCGATATAGTACCAGGTGGGGAACCATATGAGAATCCAGATATAGAGCTAGGTGGGGAACCATATGAGGATCTAGATTTAGAGCCAG AGCCAGAGGaggaaccatatgaggatccagataTAGAGCCAGGTGAGGAACCATCTGAGGATCCATATAAAAAACCATATGTAGAACCATGTGGGGAACCATATGAGGATCTACATGTAGAGCCAAGTGATGGATTATATAATGATCCCGATATAGTACCAGGTGgggaaccatatgaggatccagatTTAGAGCCAG GTGGGGAACTATTTAAGGCTACAGATAAAGAGCCAGTTGAGGAACCACATGAGGATCCAGATATAGAGCAAGGTGGGgaactagatggagatccagaTTTAGAGCGAGGAGGGGAACCAGATGAGGATCCAGATATAGAGCGAAGAGGGGGACCAGATGAGGATCCAGATTTAGAGCCAGGTGAGGAACCATATGAGGATCGAGAAATAGAGCCTGGTGAGGAGCCATACGAGGATCTAGATATAGAGCCAGGAGGGAaaccatatgaggatccagatGTAGAGCCAGGTGAGGAACCATGTGAGGATTTAGATATAGTGCAAGGTGgggaaccatatgaggatccatGTATAGAGCCAGGAGGGAAAGCATTTAAGGATCCAGATATAGAGCGAGGTAGGCaaccatatgaggatccagatTTAGAACCAGGTGAGGAACCATATGAGGATCGAGATATAGAGGCAGGTGAGGAACCATATGAGAATCCAGATATAGAGCCAGGAGAGAAACCATATGAGTATCCGGATGTAAAGCCAGGTGAGGAGCCATATGTGGATCCAGATGTTGAGTCAGGTGATGAACTATATGAGGATCCAGGTATAGAGCCAG ATCCACATATAGAGCCAGGTGGGGAACCATATGAGAACCCAGATGTAGAGCCAGGTGAGGAACAGTATGAAGATCCAGATATAGAGCGAGGTGGGTaa